The Priestia megaterium NBRC 15308 = ATCC 14581 region ATTCTTGTCCGCTAATTATAGAGATGCATTTTTATAGTAGCGTATGTAATACGACTCTTTTTATTTATTAAATTAGTAAAATCATAATACCTCTTTAACCTATATGTCAAGTATGAATTGGAATAAAAAAAACAAGAATTAAAAGTAATTCTTGTTTGCTTTATTTCCTCATACGTGAAGCCATCGCGTTAGCAAGGGTTGATTTTGTTGATATATTTTCAAACGATAAACCTAAATGAGAAGCGGTAATCGCGATTTCAGGACGTACCCCAGAAATAGTTGATTCTACACCTATTAATTTTAATGCATCAATCAGCTGGAAAATCTGATGAGCAACCATCGTATCAACAATAACTACTCCTGAAATATCAATATAAAGGTGATTCACTTGCTGTTCAGCGCAGCGAGTTAACGTATTTTCTAAAATTCGGCGCGCTCTTGCTGTGTCGATATCCCCAACAAGCGGAAGAATCGCAATATGATCGCTTAATGGAATAACTGGCGAGCTCAGCTCATTGATCAGCTCTTTGTGTGCTTCAAGTAACCTCTTTGCATGCTGATGGTGCTCTTCTACAAATTTATAAACGGTGATATCAAACACGCGTACAATCAATTCGTTCCATTCGTCTAGTTCTTCTTGCGTAATATCTTGCTCGTACTCTTCTACAAATTGATTTAAATACGTTAAATACTGTTTTCTAACTCGGAAAAATTCTCGAATAATATAATGAATAGGCGTTCTTACATGCTCTCCGTCTTCCGCAATCTTTAAAATCCACGTTTCAAATGAATCAAAAAATTCTTTTTCACTTTTTATAAATACATCGGCTATGTATAAATGGAATTCATTATTTTGATCTTTTAATACTGAAATGACTTCCGGATGAGTAGATGCATAAACTGATTCTGGGTCATTGTCTTCAATGCTTTCATACCATTCTTCCGTCAGTTGATCCGCATGTTTTAAAAAAAACATTCGAAGTGCTTCATTTTTATTCAAAACGATTCCCCTTTCCATACCAGCTACTGCTATCATTATAATTCAACTTTTTCACCCTTACTAGTTTTATAAAAAGAGAAGAAAGAAAATTATTCTTTTAAATACGTGTAGTTTATGATTTTATGCTACATTGAAAATAGTTATAAAAACACAAAGGAGTTTTCAAATGATACGAACGTTAGCTCTTACGAACGATGACATACTTGTGAAGCATATACAATTAGGTCAGATTCACGATCCCTCTATTCAGTACTATTGGATTGACTTTAACTGCCCTTCTGAAGAAGAAGCGCTGCTGCTTCAATCATCCTTTCACTTTCATCCGTTAGCGATTGAAGATTGCTTTCATTTTCTGCAGCGCCCAAAACTCGATTATTATGAAGGATACAGTTTTTTTGTCCTTCATTCATTAAATCGTCAAACGTTAGAAGCTGAAGAAGTTGACCTTTTTATCGGCGGAAATTATATGGTTACTTTTCATTTTCACCCGTCAGCTGCAATTGATAAAGTATGGGAAAAGCTGCTTCATACACCTTCGATTCAAGAAAAAGGGATAAGCTATCTTGCGTATTCTGTGATGGATAAAGTGGTAGATGAATATTTCCCCACTGTATATCAGATTGAAGATGAGCTGAATGATATAGAAAACATAGATGCAAAAAAATCCATCTCTGTTTTAATGGAAGATGTATTCAAACTTCGAAGTGATTTGCTAAAAATCAGAAGAACCATTTTGCCCATGCGCGACTTATTGTACCGTGTTATAAATTCTGAACGCCTAGATGTTCATCCGGAACAAAAAAGGTATTTTAAAGATGTCTATGACCACTTATTAAAATTAGCCGATATGATTGAATCAAATCGGGAAATGACGTCTGATATGCGCGATAATTATCTTTCTCTTAATTCAAACCGGATGAATTCAATCATGATGACACTGACTGTTATTTCATCTATCTTTATTCCCCTTACCTTTATCGTTGGCGTATACGGAATGAATTTTGAAAATATGCCTGAGCTAAAGTGGCACTATGGCTATTTCTTTGTGCTTGGCTTCATGGGACTGATAACGCTGGGGTTAATTTTATGGTTCAAGCGAAAAGGCTGGTTTAATACTGATAAAGAGTAGAAAGATTGAGACATAACGAAATCAATCCAATGTAAAGACGAATGTAAAGACGAACAAATTGGATAAGTAAGCTAGTGCTGTCAATTTCCGCACAAGACTTCGCTTTCAGGGGGCGGCCAATGAGCCTCCTCTTCGCTTAGACTCCTGCGGGGTCTCACCTGTTCCGCTTTTCCCGCAGGAGTCTTTGCCTTGCCCTCCAATTAACAGCTATTACATACGGTAAATCTACGTTCACCATCACAATGAAAAAATCCGAACGAGTTGAATTCTCCGTTAAGAATCTCGATTGATCGTTCGGATCTTCCTTCACCGAAAATACGTCTGTCCCAGCTTCTTTTCTATGGGAAGGTAACTAGTTATTTCCCGAAAATATTCATAAAATAACGTGCTTACGTTTCTTTTTTGAAAAAGTTTCATAAGATAGTGAAAATAATGCTCAAAAAGGAGGCTGAAGTAGTGGATATTAAAGGCAAACACTTGCTAATGGATGCGTTCGAATGCGATGAAGGGATATTAAACGACCCCTCACTCTTAAGGAGAATTCTTGTTGAAGCTGCACTAGATGCAGAGATGGAAGTTTTGCACTGTTATTTTCACCAGTTTACGCCCCAAGGCATTACAGGCATTCTCGTATTAGCTACCTCTCACTTGTCTATTCATACGTGGCCGGAGGAAAACTACGCTTCATTAGATTTTTATACGTGCGGAGACAAAAAAATAATTGAAATTGGTTATGCGTTGCTGAAGCAATTAGCTTCAAAAAAAGCTGTTGTGTATTCGATTTCTCGCGGAATTCAATACGCCGAAACTCCAACAAAAAATCGTCAGCATGCTGAAAACACTCGTCTTCTCAATCGTGGAGATGACTCAGATCACGTTAGTCTAAAGCAACTCTTATCAGGCCAGCATGACATTTTGTTTCATCAAAAAAACCGTATTCAAGATATTCAGCTGATTAAAGCATCGGATATTCGAATGTATTTGGATGAACAGCTGCAATTTAGTTCATTGGATGAACATGCGTACCATGAAGCTCTTGTACACCCTATCTTTGCAGCTTCCTTACGTCCTCACCGCATTCTTATTCTAGGCGGTGGAGATGGTTTAGCTTTACGAGAAGTCCTTAAATATAAAGAAGTTAAAGAAATAGACCTTGTGGAAATAGATGCTGACGTTGTAAATGCTGCGATGAATGTAGAAGAATTAAAGAAGTTAAATCAACGCTCATTTGAAGATTCTCGTGTCACCGTTCATATTCAAGATGCTGTTGACTACCTCTCTTTGAATTCAGCGTGTTATGACATCATCATTATTGACTTTCCTGATCCTACTAACAAAAAAATAAGTGCTCTTTATACAAAAGAATTTTACGCACTTCTCCATCGTTCACTATCGCGCAGCGGCTTGGTCGTATGTCAGTCAAATTCTCCTAGAGACACACCTATCGTTTTTTGGAGCATTAATAAGACGATGAAAGCTTCTCAGTTTTATACGTTGAGCTACCACACCATTATTCCTTCTTTTGGAGATTGGGGTTTTCACATCGGCTCGAAAACACCTTTGTCTGCCCCTATACTCTCTACTGATGTTTCATCTACTACGCTGCCGTCAGACTTTACTAAGTTAATGCGTTTTTCTCCCCATTCTCTTTCCAAAAAACAGTTTGCAGTTGTGAACTCTGCTGAGCACTTGGTTCTGCATAAAATATTTAAAAAAGAAGGCTTATATTTGTAAAAAAGGAAAGCTTGGCTTATACATTCCTTTTCTTTTGACATACTAAAACAGTCTCGTCACCACTGTGCAATAGAAAGGATTGTTATGAGAAAAATTTCGATTTTTGTTATCTTAGTGCTAACTGTTATTTTCCCTTCCCCCGCTTTTAGCCAAGTGAAAGTGCCTGTCTTGATTTACCATTCTATTGATGCCTACACAGGCCACGGGGAAAAAGAACTGTATGTGACGCCTGAAAATTTTGAGAAACAACTTCTTTATCTTAAAAAGCAAGGATATACGCCGCTAACATTTGAAAAATGGCAGGAACTAAAGCATGTGAAAAAACCTATATTTATTACATTTGACGATGGATATAAAAATAATCTTACTATCTTGCCCATTTTTCAAAGAGCAGCCAGCCCTCAATTTCATCCAGCGGCTACAATTTTTGTGATTTCAGATTTTATCGGCCGTCCCAACCGTTTGTCGCCAGCGGATTTAAAAAAATTTGTTGATTCAGGATTTTTTTCTATTCAGTCTCATACCGCTACTCATCCGGATTTAACTAAGACGAAAAATTTATCCTACGAGCTAGCTGATTCAAAACGAAAAATTGAAGCCATTACGAGCCAGCCCGTTATTGCTCTTGCTTACCCTTACGGAAAGGTCAATAGCCGCGTAGTGGAAGAAACAAAAAAGAATTATACATTTGGCCTTTCAACGATTCCAAAATCTTTCACTGAGAGCGGACAAAAAAATGAAAACTATCTTATTCCCCGTCTTTACGTCACGTATTCTACAACGATTGAAGATTTTGCTAAGCTATTAAAAGAAAGCTAAAAACCCTTTCTTTTAAGGAAAGGGTTTTTAGAATTTTGTTATTTCTAGTCCTCGCTCTTGCTGCCATTCAGCATAAAAAACTTCGCTGTATTTTTTAATTTTCTTGATTGCAAGCTGTTTTTTCAACCATTTTTCATCTACGTTTGCTTCTTTCAAATTACCAGGCACTACTTTTCCATCCATGATTAAGGCAATAGGTAAATTGGTTTGAGAATAAGGGATATTTAAATCATTTTTCGTCGGAGGGCCGAATTCGTGTTTAGGAGCGACGCTCACCTCTCCATTTGTTTCTAAAATGACGTATTCTGCTTCATACAGTGAAAAATACCCTTGCTGTCTCATTAGATGCTGAAGCTGATTCAAGTCCAAGTTGTTTTTCTTAAGCTCTTTATAAAGGATTTTCCCTTTATAAATAATCATTGAAGGCTTTCCTTCAAGAATCCCTCTAAATCCTGTAAAGGTTTGAGATAGCTTTGTCACTGCGTAGATCAGAAGCCCCCAAATCAAAACGCTATAAAGAATTTCAGTTAACTCTACTCCTTTTTCAAGAGCTGCGTCCCCCACAATATTTCCCAGGACAAGCGTGGTAATAAAGTCAAACGGGGTGATTTGAGCAAACTGCGTCTTACCTAAAAGCTTCAGCATAATAAATAGCGCTAAAAATCCACATATCAGTTCAATCGCAATATCTTTATACATCGATACCCTTCCTCTATAGCAAGCATGTTATAGTATCAGTTTGTATCATATGTGAGAGTGATAAACCTGACTTTTCATTTTTCTTTCCTTCTTTCTCCAGTTATAGAACTTTTGATTAAGCTTTTTTCTTACTTGCATAGGTTTCTAACGTTGCATATTGATTAAAAATGGATGCATCTGCTTTTTTCCCTACATACCTAAGGTGCCATGGTTCGTATTTATAGCCGGTAACCTGTTCTTCACCTTCAGGGTATCGAATAATGAATCCGTATTGGTACGCATTTTTTGAAAGCCAATGAGCCTCTGATGTAGCAGCAAAGCAGTCTGCGGCAGCACACATTCCGCTTCCTCCCGTGACATCGATTGCTAGTCCCGTTTCGTGTTCACTTGTTCCAGGGTAGGCGCTATAGGTGCGTGCTTGTTCTTCTCCGTCTCGCTTTGCGTAAAATGCAAAAAGCTCTTTTTGACGCTCGTGAGATCGATAACCGGATACACCAAGTAAGCTGATTCCCTCTTTTTCAGCATCTCGGAAAAGTTCTTCAAGCGCTTGTGCTGCAGGCTTTCTAAGCATTCGTTTTTCTATTTTTTCGTTGAAGATAAACGGAACGTCGGCATAGACTAAATCGGAAGGCTGATAGGATTCAGGAAGCTGATGCTTTTTATTAACTAAAGCTGTAACCGATTCTGGATTGGCTATTACCACTGTTTCGTCTACT contains the following coding sequences:
- a CDS encoding STAS domain-containing protein, whose amino-acid sequence is MIAVAGMERGIVLNKNEALRMFFLKHADQLTEEWYESIEDNDPESVYASTHPEVISVLKDQNNEFHLYIADVFIKSEKEFFDSFETWILKIAEDGEHVRTPIHYIIREFFRVRKQYLTYLNQFVEEYEQDITQEELDEWNELIVRVFDITVYKFVEEHHQHAKRLLEAHKELINELSSPVIPLSDHIAILPLVGDIDTARARRILENTLTRCAEQQVNHLYIDISGVVIVDTMVAHQIFQLIDALKLIGVESTISGVRPEIAITASHLGLSFENISTKSTLANAMASRMRK
- the corA gene encoding magnesium/cobalt transporter CorA, producing the protein MIRTLALTNDDILVKHIQLGQIHDPSIQYYWIDFNCPSEEEALLLQSSFHFHPLAIEDCFHFLQRPKLDYYEGYSFFVLHSLNRQTLEAEEVDLFIGGNYMVTFHFHPSAAIDKVWEKLLHTPSIQEKGISYLAYSVMDKVVDEYFPTVYQIEDELNDIENIDAKKSISVLMEDVFKLRSDLLKIRRTILPMRDLLYRVINSERLDVHPEQKRYFKDVYDHLLKLADMIESNREMTSDMRDNYLSLNSNRMNSIMMTLTVISSIFIPLTFIVGVYGMNFENMPELKWHYGYFFVLGFMGLITLGLILWFKRKGWFNTDKE
- a CDS encoding polyamine aminopropyltransferase; translation: MDIKGKHLLMDAFECDEGILNDPSLLRRILVEAALDAEMEVLHCYFHQFTPQGITGILVLATSHLSIHTWPEENYASLDFYTCGDKKIIEIGYALLKQLASKKAVVYSISRGIQYAETPTKNRQHAENTRLLNRGDDSDHVSLKQLLSGQHDILFHQKNRIQDIQLIKASDIRMYLDEQLQFSSLDEHAYHEALVHPIFAASLRPHRILILGGGDGLALREVLKYKEVKEIDLVEIDADVVNAAMNVEELKKLNQRSFEDSRVTVHIQDAVDYLSLNSACYDIIIIDFPDPTNKKISALYTKEFYALLHRSLSRSGLVVCQSNSPRDTPIVFWSINKTMKASQFYTLSYHTIIPSFGDWGFHIGSKTPLSAPILSTDVSSTTLPSDFTKLMRFSPHSLSKKQFAVVNSAEHLVLHKIFKKEGLYL
- a CDS encoding polysaccharide deacetylase family protein; the protein is MRKISIFVILVLTVIFPSPAFSQVKVPVLIYHSIDAYTGHGEKELYVTPENFEKQLLYLKKQGYTPLTFEKWQELKHVKKPIFITFDDGYKNNLTILPIFQRAASPQFHPAATIFVISDFIGRPNRLSPADLKKFVDSGFFSIQSHTATHPDLTKTKNLSYELADSKRKIEAITSQPVIALAYPYGKVNSRVVEETKKNYTFGLSTIPKSFTESGQKNENYLIPRLYVTYSTTIEDFAKLLKES
- a CDS encoding DUF421 domain-containing protein, whose protein sequence is MYKDIAIELICGFLALFIMLKLLGKTQFAQITPFDFITTLVLGNIVGDAALEKGVELTEILYSVLIWGLLIYAVTKLSQTFTGFRGILEGKPSMIIYKGKILYKELKKNNLDLNQLQHLMRQQGYFSLYEAEYVILETNGEVSVAPKHEFGPPTKNDLNIPYSQTNLPIALIMDGKVVPGNLKEANVDEKWLKKQLAIKKIKKYSEVFYAEWQQERGLEITKF
- a CDS encoding M15 family metallopeptidase is translated as MKYFLFICSLAFTLMIAGCGTNNSSSKPAREFTKNGQAQVDETVVIANPESVTALVNKKHQLPESYQPSDLVYADVPFIFNEKIEKRMLRKPAAQALEELFRDAEKEGISLLGVSGYRSHERQKELFAFYAKRDGEEQARTYSAYPGTSEHETGLAIDVTGGSGMCAAADCFAATSEAHWLSKNAYQYGFIIRYPEGEEQVTGYKYEPWHLRYVGKKADASIFNQYATLETYASKKKA